A stretch of the Arachis stenosperma cultivar V10309 chromosome 6, arast.V10309.gnm1.PFL2, whole genome shotgun sequence genome encodes the following:
- the LOC130935356 gene encoding phragmoplastin DRP1E-like, with product MTTMESLIGLVNRIQRACTVLGDYGGDDNNTFSSLWEALPSVAVVGGQSSGKSSVLESIVGRDFLPRGSGIVTRRPLVLQLHKLEGGSQEYAEFLHLPRRKFTDFSLVRQEIQDETDRVTGKTKQISPIPIHLSIYSPYVVNLTLIDLPGLTKVAVEGQPESIVQEIETMVRSYVEKPNSIILAISPANQDIATSDAIKLAREVDPTGERTFGVLTKLDLMDKGTNALDVLEGRSYRLQHPWVGIVNRSQADINKNVDMIIARRKEREYFANSPDYGHLANKMGSEYLAKLLSQHLESVIRARIPSITSLINKSIEELESELDHLGRPIALDAGAQLYTILELCRAFERIFKEHLDGGRPGGDRIYNVFDNQLPAALRKLPLDRHLSLQNVRKVVSESDGYQPHLIAPEQGYRRLIDGALNYFRGPAEASVDAVHFVLKELVRKSIAETQELKRFPTFQAELAAAAYQALERFREEGKKTTLRLVDMESSYLTVEFFRRLPQEVEKAENPAASNSDRYAEGHFRRIGSNVSSYIGLVSDTLKNTIPKAVVYCQVRQAKQSLLNHFYTQIGKKEGKHLLRMLDEDPAMMERRQQCAKRLELYKAARDEIDSVSFVR from the exons ATGACCACCATGGAGAGCTTGATTGGGCTCGTTAACAGAATCCAGCGTGCTTGCACTGTTCTTGGTGACTATGGAGGCGATGATAACAACACCTTCTCTTCTCTCTGGGAAGCTCTTCCTTCTGTTGCTGTTGTCGGTGGCCAG AGTTCGGGGAAGTCTTCAGTTTTGGAGAGCATTGTTGGTCGTGACTTTCTGCCTAGAGGATCAG GGATTGTGACTAGGCGGCCATTGGTGTTGCAACTCCATAAGTTGGAAGGTGGTTCACAAGAGTATGCTGAGTTTCTTCACCTGCCAAGAAGAAAATTCACTGATTTTT CCTTGGTCCGCCAGGAAATTCAGGATGAAACTGATAGAGTAACAGGGAAGACAAAGCAAATATCTCCCATTCCAATTCATCTTAGCATCTACTCACCATATG TTGTCAACCTAACCTTGATCGATTTGCCTGGTCTGACTAAAGTTGCTGTAG AGGGACAGCCTGAGAGTATTGTTCAAGAAATTGAAACTATGGTTCGATCTTATGTTGAGAAG CCTAATTCTATCATCCTAGCGATATCTCCAGCCAATCAAGATATAGCAACATCCGATGCTATTAAACTTGCTCGAGAAGTTGATCCCAcag GAGAAAGGACATTTGGGGTGTTGACAAAGCTGGATTTGATGGACAAAGGAACTAATGCTTTGGAT GTCCTTGAAGGAAGATCTTACCGTCTCCAACATCCGTGGGTTGGTATAGTAAATCGGTCCCAAGCGGATATCAACAAAAATGTTGATATGATTATTGCTAGGCGCAAGGAGCGTGAGTATTTTGCGAATAGTCCTGATTATGGGCATTTGGCCAATAAAATGGGCTCAGAATACCTTGCAAAGCTGCTTTCACAG CACTTGGAGTCAGTAATTAGGGCAAGGATACCTAGTATAACGTCTCTGATAAATAAAAGCATTgaggaacttgagtcggagctGGATCATCTTGGAAGACCTATTGCTCTTGATGCTGGG GCCCAACTATATACCATCCTAGAACTTTGTCGAGCATTTGAACGGATATTCAAGGAGCATTTAGACGGAGG gcGGCCTGGAGGTGATAGGATATATAATGTCTTTGATAATCAGCTTCCAGCTGCTTTACGCAAGCTTCCACTTGACCGGCATCTTTCTCTCCAGAATGTAAGGAAAGTGGTGTCAGAGTCCGATGGTTATCAGCCTCACTTAATTGCCCCAGAGCAAGGTTACCGGCGCCTAATTGATGGGGCTCTCAATTACTTTAGAGGACCAGCTGAAGCTTCAGTAGATGCT GTTCACTTTGTTCTAAAAGAACTTGTGAGGAAATCAATAGCTGAAACTCAG GAACTAAAGCGCTTCCCAACTTTTCAAGCTGAATTAGCCGCTGCTGCATATCAGGCATTAGAAAGATTCCGTGAAGAGGGTAAAAAGACAACTCTTCGGCTTGTAGATATGGAATCTTCTTATCTCACAGTGGAGTTCTTCCGAAGACTTCCTCAGGAAGTAGAAAAAGCCGAAAATCCTGCTGCTTCAAACAGTGATCGATATGCAGAGGGGCATTTTAGGAGAATTGGATCTAATGTGTCATCATATATAGGACTAGTGTCTGATACGCTTAAGAACACTATTCCAAAGGCTGTGGTCTATTGTCAGGTTAGACAAGCAAAGCAGTCGTTGCTGAACCATTTCTATACACAAATAGGGAAGAAAGAG GGTAAACACCTTTTGCGAATGTTAGATGAAGACCCTGCAATGATGGAAAGGAGACAACAATGTGCGAAAAGGCTTGAGCTATATAAAGCTGCGAGAGACGAAATTGATTCAGTTTCGTTTGTACGATGA